AAGTCTATTTTAGTGGCACAAGAAACAGCGGAAGAAGTAAAACGAAATGCCAATAAAGAAGCGCAACTTATTATGAAAGAAGCAGAAAAAAATGCGGACCGGATTATTAATGAAGCGTTATCTCGTTCTAGTAAAATGGCGGTAGAAGTAGAAGAATTAAAGAAACAAGCAAAAGTATATCGGACGCGTTTTAAAATGTTAATAGAAGCACAATTAGAGTTATTAAAAAATGATGATTGGGAAGAACTTGTGCATTCGTTTGATGGGGAGTATGTGGAAGAATAAACACACCTTGACGAATGAGCAATTATTTCTTATAATTCTAAAAAAATGACCTTTGTAAAAGCGAAGATAGGGAGAGTACTTTTTATTAAAACGTTTCAAGCGAGTTAGGGATAGTGGAAGCCTAATAAACGGAGTAAAAAGGAAAATCACCCTTGAGCTCAGCTAGTGAAAAAAGTAATTAGCTGCGTATTGTTCACGTTACGAATAAAAGTGGATAAATGATTCGTCATTTGTCTAGTAGGGTGGTACCGCGGGTAACCTTCTCGTCCCTTTTGTGCGAGAAGGTTTTTTTATGTTTAGAAACGATTATAATATAAAGGAGCAGTGGAACATGAATTATAAAGACACATTAAATATGCCGAAAACGGATTTTCCAATGCGCGGGAATTTACCGAAACGCGAACCTGAAATGCAAGCAAAATGGGAAACGGAAGACATGTATGCCCAAGTACAAAAAAGAACAGAAGGGCGACCTTTATTTATCCTTCACGATGGCCCTCCATATGCAAATGGTGATATTCATATGGGACATGCATTAAACAAAATTATTAAAGATATGATTGTTCGTTTTAAATCGATGACAGGTTATCATGCACCATATGTTCCAGGGTGGGATACACACGGTCTTCCTATTGAAACGGCATTAACGAAAAATAAAAAAGTTGATCGTAAAAAAATGAGTGTATCTGAATTTCGTACATTATGTGAAGCATACGCGTATGAACAAATCGATCGTCAACGGGATCAATTTAAACGCCTAGGTGTACGTGGGGATTGGGCTAATCCGTACATCACCTTAACAAAAGGATTTGAAGCGGAACAAATTAAAGTATTTGGAGAAATGGCGAAAAAAGGATATATTTATAAAGGAAAAAAACCAGTATACTGGTCTCCTTCTTCGGAATCAGCATTGGCAGAAGCAGAAATCGAATACCAAGATAAACGCTCACCATCTATTTATGTTGCTTTTCCAGTTGTAGATGGAAAAGGTGTATTAGAAAACGACGAAAAAGTAATCATTTGGACAACAACACCTTGGACAATTCCAGCCAACCTAGGAATTGCTGTACATCCTAATTTAGAATATAGCGTTGTTCAAGTAAATGATGCGAAATATGTAGTAGCAAGTGAATTATTAGCACAAGTGGCAGAATTCATTGGATGGGAATCATACGAAGTTGTTCGGACACATAAAGGAACAGATTTTGAACATATCATTTGTAAACATCCGTTCTATGATCGCGATTCTCTTGTCATGTTAGGAGAACATGTGACAACGGATGCAGGTACTGGTTGTGTTCATACAGCACCAGGACACGGGGAAGATGACTTTAACATCGGGAAAAAATATGGTTTAGATGTATTATGTCCAGTTGATGATCAAGGTAAAATGACAAAAGAAGCACCTGGTTTTGAAGGATTATTTTATGATGATGCAAATAAAGCAGTAACAGAAAAATTAGAAGAAGTAGGAGCGTTATTAAAATTAACGTTTATTACCCACTCTTATCCACATGATTGGCGTACGAAAAAACCAGTTATTTTCCGTGCTACTGCTCAATGGTTTGCTTCTATTAAAGATTTCCGTGATGATATTTTACGCGCGATTAAAGAAGTAAACTGGGTACCTGCATGGGGAGAAACTCGTCTTTATAATATGATTAAAGACCGGGAAGATTGGTGTATTTCTCGTCAACGTGCATGGGGTGTACCAATTCCGGTATTTTACGGAGAAGACGGTGAGCCAATTATTACAAGTGAAACAATTGAACACGTGTCTAACTTATTCCGTGAACACGGTTCGAATGTATGGTTTGAACGAGAAGCAAAAGACTTATTACCAGAAGGATTTACTTCTCCGCATAGTCCGAATGGTATTTTTACAAAAGAAACGGACATTATGGACGTTTGGTTTGACTCTGGTTCTTCTCACCAAGGAGTACTAGTAGAACGAGAAGAATTACGTCGTCCAGCAGACCTTTATTTAGAAGGTAGTGACCAATATCGTGGTTGGTTCAACTCTTCCTTATCAACAGCGGTTGCTGTAACAGGGGAGGCTCCTTATAAAGGCGTATTAAGCCATGGGTTTGCTTTAGACGGAAACGGCCGAAAAATGAGTAAATCATTAGGAAATGTCGTAGTGCCAAACAAAGTAATGGAACAACTAGGTGGAGATATTTTACGTCTATGGGTAGCGAGTGTGGATTATCAAGCAGACGTACGTGTTTCAGATAAAATTTTAAAACAAGTAGCAGAAGTATATCGTAAAATCCGTAACACATTCCGTTTCTTATTAGGAAACTTAGATGATTTCCAACCGGAAACAGATAAACGTTCTTACGAAAATCTTCAAGAAGTAGACCGGTATATGTTGGTACGCTTAAATGAGGTCGTAGAAAAAGTACGTAATGGTTATGAAAACTATGATTTTTCTTCTGTATATCAAACGATTCATAATTTCTGTACGATTGATTTAAGTTCATTCTACTTAGACTTTACGAAAGATATTTTATATATCGAATTGAAAGATAATGAAAAACGTCGCTCTATCCAATCTGTCATGTATGAAATGATTGTTGCACTTGCAAAATTAGTATCACCTATTTTACCTCATACGGCAGAAGAGGTTTGGGGATACATTCCAGGAGAAAAAGAAGCATCTTTCGTACAATTAACAGATATGCCAGAAGTAAAAGTGTATGATGAAGCAGCTTCATTAAAAGAAAAATGGACGAAATTCCTTGTGTTCCGAGATGAAGTATTAAAAGCGTTAGAAAACAAACGAAACGAAAAAGTGATTGGAAAATCATTAACGGCACAACTTGCATTGTATCCAACAAAAGAAACGAAAGAACTGTTAGATACAATCGATGATTTACGTATTTTACTTATCGTAAGTGCGCTAGAAATCAAAGGATTAAAAGAAGACGCACCAGCGGAAGCAGAAAGTTTTGATCATACAGCTGTGGTTGTACAACCAGCAGAGGGCGAAACATGTGAACGTTGCTGGATTGTTTCTACAACGGTTGGAGATAATGCAGAACATCCAACACTATGTTCTCATTGCGGAGAGATTGTTTCTATTTTAGAAGCAAAATAATATATGGTACAATAGGAAAAAGGAAGTGAAGAGTCACTTCCTTTTTCTAGGTTTTATTTCAATGAGAGGTGTGAAAAAGTGAGGTATTATTTCTTAGCTTTGTTGATGATTTTACTCGATCAAGGAACAAAATGGTTGATTGTTAGTAAAATGCAATACGGAGAAAGTATAAAAATGATTCAAGATTTTATATATATCACTTCTCACCGAAATCGAGGAGCGGCATTTGGTATTTTACAAGGAAAAATGTGGTTGTTTTTTATTATTACTGCGGTTGTTGTCGTGGCAGTTATTTTTTATTTGCAAAAGTATGGACGAAAAGAGCCACTTTTAGGAACGTCTTTAGCGTTGATTCTAGGCGGGGCGATTGGAAACTTTATTGATCGTCTATTTCGCGGGGAAGTCGTGGATTTTATTGATGTCAAAATCTTTTCATACGATTATCCAATTTTTAATATTGCAGATAGTGCATTAGTGATTGGGGTAATCTTAATGATTATCTATACTATACGAGATGGAAGAGAACAGAAGGAGACTTTTTAAGATGATAGAATTTACATTAACCGTGCAAGAAGAAGGTGTCGGAGAGCGGATAGATAAATGGTTAGCTCTTCAAAATGAAGATTGGACACGGTCGCAAATTCAAGATTGGATTAAACATAACCGAGTGACTGTAAATAGAGCTTCGGTGAAAGGAAATTATCGTCTAAAACTAGACGATGAAGTGAAAATCGAAGTAGAAGAACCGCAACCATTAGATATTCCAGCTGAAAATATTCCAGTGGATATTATTTATGAAGATAAAGACGTGGTCGTTGTGAATAAACCACGTGGCATGGTTGTACACCCCGCACCTGGTCATGGTACTGGAACGTTAGTGAATGCGTTGCTGTATCAATGTGACCATTTATCAGGGATTAATGGGGTAATGCGCCCAGGTATCGTACATCGAATTGATAAAGATACATCAGGAGTTTTAGTCGTTGCCAAAAACGACCGAGCACATCTTTCCTTATCTGAACAGTTACAAAAGAAAATTACATTACGGAAATATGTAGCAATTGTACATGGAGTTATTCCACATGAATTAGGAACGATAGATGCCCCAATTGGTCGGGATACACAAGACCGAAAAAAAATGGCAGTAACGACGGAAAATAGTAAAGAAGCAGTCACACATTTTACAGTGTTAGAACGTTTTCAAAATTATACGTTAGTTGAATGCCAATTAGAAACAGGTCGAACGCATCAAATTCGCGTGCATATGAAATATATTCATCATCCTGTTGCAGGGGATCCGAAATATGGTCCGAAAAAAACATTGCCGATTACCGGACAAGCATTACATGCACAAACACTAGGATTTTACCACCCTACAACGCAAGAGTGGATGGAGTTTTCTGCACCAATTCCAAAAGACATGGAAGATGTTTTAAAAAATTTGCAAAAGACAGTTGACACTAACGACAAACTCTGACATAATAATCAACAGAAAAACAAAATATGCTTCCTTTAACATAAGTCCCGTGAGGCTTAGAAGGAGAAAACGAACATGCATAATAGAAGAAGTGTACCTATTTTTGCTTACGCGTGCTAACCCTCTTGCCAATCGGTGGGAGGGTTTTTTAAATGCCTACTCGGAGGTGAAAGAATGAAACAAAAAGCAGTAATTATGGATGAAAAAGCAATCGGTCGTGCGTTGACGAGAATTAGTCATGAAATCATTGAAAAAAATAAAGGAATTGAAAACTGTGTGTTAGTAGGAATTAAAACACGTGGAATTTATATTGCACAGCGATTAGCAGAGCGAATTGAAAAAATTGAAGGCTCCAAAGTTCCAGTAGGTGAAGTAGATATTACGTTATATCGCGATGATGTTTTAAAAAAGGAAAGCAACAATGAACCTTTATTTGAAGGCATATTCGTCGAAACAGATTTAAATGAAAAAATTGTCGTGTTAGTAGACGATGTATTATATACTGGTCGAACGGTTCGGGCAGCAATGGATGCCATTATGGATCGAGGAAGACCATCGAAAATTGAACTTGCCGTTTTAATTGACCGAGGTCATCGGGAATTGCCGATTAGCCCTGATTTTGTAGGGAAAAATGTTCCGACAGCTCGGATGGAAAATGTGTTAGTAGAATTAAAAGAAGTAGATCAAGAAGATCAAGTAAGTATTCAAGAAAACATATCCCTTTAAACGCGGTCCAGAGAGGCTGCAAAGGATGGAATCGCTTGAGTTTACTTTCGTTTGCACAAAAAAGAGAAGAATTTTTCATCTTTTTAGCATACAGGAAGAACGATTCGACTCCCCCTTTGTTGACGAAGGGGGAGTTTTTTTATAGTCATCTTAGAGGAGGAAAAACAATGGGAATCAAACCAAATTTAGATGTTCACGAAAGGCCTAAACTACTGCATTGGATTTCCTTAAGCTTACAACATTTATTTGCTATGTTCGGTGCAACTATACTTGTTCCATTTTTAATAGGCCTAGACCCAGCGGTAGCTTTAATTTCAAGCGGGGTCGGAACGATTACGTATTTAATTGTCACAAAAGGACAAATTCCAGCATACCTCGGTTCGTCTTTTGCTTTTATTTCGCCAATCATATTGGCAAAGCAAGCAGGCGGGATACAATCAGTAATGCTTGGAGCATTTATAGTCGGATTAGTGTATGGAATTGTGGCGCTCGTTATTTATAAAGTAGGATTTAATTGGATTATGAAATTATTACCGCCAGTTGTGGTCGGACCAGTCATTATGGTAATTGGATTAGGGCTAGCAAATACCGCAGTTGGGATGGCGATGAACCACCCCGACACAGGGAAATATAGTATGACTCATTTTTCAGTCGCACTTGTTACTTTAACAGCCGTTATGATTGCGACAATGTTC
The genomic region above belongs to Massilibacterium senegalense and contains:
- a CDS encoding DivIVA domain-containing protein; protein product: MALTPLDIHNKEFNRGFRGYVEDEVNEFLNQVIKDYEILIREKKDLEKKVEELEEKMTYFSNIEETLNKSILVAQETAEEVKRNANKEAQLIMKEAEKNADRIINEALSRSSKMAVEVEELKKQAKVYRTRFKMLIEAQLELLKNDDWEELVHSFDGEYVEE
- the ileS gene encoding isoleucine--tRNA ligase codes for the protein MNYKDTLNMPKTDFPMRGNLPKREPEMQAKWETEDMYAQVQKRTEGRPLFILHDGPPYANGDIHMGHALNKIIKDMIVRFKSMTGYHAPYVPGWDTHGLPIETALTKNKKVDRKKMSVSEFRTLCEAYAYEQIDRQRDQFKRLGVRGDWANPYITLTKGFEAEQIKVFGEMAKKGYIYKGKKPVYWSPSSESALAEAEIEYQDKRSPSIYVAFPVVDGKGVLENDEKVIIWTTTPWTIPANLGIAVHPNLEYSVVQVNDAKYVVASELLAQVAEFIGWESYEVVRTHKGTDFEHIICKHPFYDRDSLVMLGEHVTTDAGTGCVHTAPGHGEDDFNIGKKYGLDVLCPVDDQGKMTKEAPGFEGLFYDDANKAVTEKLEEVGALLKLTFITHSYPHDWRTKKPVIFRATAQWFASIKDFRDDILRAIKEVNWVPAWGETRLYNMIKDREDWCISRQRAWGVPIPVFYGEDGEPIITSETIEHVSNLFREHGSNVWFEREAKDLLPEGFTSPHSPNGIFTKETDIMDVWFDSGSSHQGVLVEREELRRPADLYLEGSDQYRGWFNSSLSTAVAVTGEAPYKGVLSHGFALDGNGRKMSKSLGNVVVPNKVMEQLGGDILRLWVASVDYQADVRVSDKILKQVAEVYRKIRNTFRFLLGNLDDFQPETDKRSYENLQEVDRYMLVRLNEVVEKVRNGYENYDFSSVYQTIHNFCTIDLSSFYLDFTKDILYIELKDNEKRRSIQSVMYEMIVALAKLVSPILPHTAEEVWGYIPGEKEASFVQLTDMPEVKVYDEAASLKEKWTKFLVFRDEVLKALENKRNEKVIGKSLTAQLALYPTKETKELLDTIDDLRILLIVSALEIKGLKEDAPAEAESFDHTAVVVQPAEGETCERCWIVSTTVGDNAEHPTLCSHCGEIVSILEAK
- the lspA gene encoding signal peptidase II, which gives rise to MILLDQGTKWLIVSKMQYGESIKMIQDFIYITSHRNRGAAFGILQGKMWLFFIITAVVVVAVIFYLQKYGRKEPLLGTSLALILGGAIGNFIDRLFRGEVVDFIDVKIFSYDYPIFNIADSALVIGVILMIIYTIRDGREQKETF
- a CDS encoding RluA family pseudouridine synthase, with the translated sequence MIEFTLTVQEEGVGERIDKWLALQNEDWTRSQIQDWIKHNRVTVNRASVKGNYRLKLDDEVKIEVEEPQPLDIPAENIPVDIIYEDKDVVVVNKPRGMVVHPAPGHGTGTLVNALLYQCDHLSGINGVMRPGIVHRIDKDTSGVLVVAKNDRAHLSLSEQLQKKITLRKYVAIVHGVIPHELGTIDAPIGRDTQDRKKMAVTTENSKEAVTHFTVLERFQNYTLVECQLETGRTHQIRVHMKYIHHPVAGDPKYGPKKTLPITGQALHAQTLGFYHPTTQEWMEFSAPIPKDMEDVLKNLQKTVDTNDKL
- the pyrR gene encoding bifunctional pyr operon transcriptional regulator/uracil phosphoribosyltransferase PyrR, which translates into the protein MKQKAVIMDEKAIGRALTRISHEIIEKNKGIENCVLVGIKTRGIYIAQRLAERIEKIEGSKVPVGEVDITLYRDDVLKKESNNEPLFEGIFVETDLNEKIVVLVDDVLYTGRTVRAAMDAIMDRGRPSKIELAVLIDRGHRELPISPDFVGKNVPTARMENVLVELKEVDQEDQVSIQENISL